Genomic window (Heptranchias perlo isolate sHepPer1 chromosome 11, sHepPer1.hap1, whole genome shotgun sequence):
ctggtaatgtctgctgttgccatttacagctactctagaccaaccttttgtttcttaacttgtcccattatcaccctccttgccttgcactatcactcttgccctctaccctatcgcagaccttcccttttgttctttcctcccgccCCTTTCCTtatctctgtacttgcttaaaaactttaactcattaacatcttccagttctaacgaaaggtcttcaacctgaaacgttaactgtttctttctgcacagatgctgcctcacttgctgagcttttcctgtttatttcagatttccagcatccgcaatattttgcttttgattcaacaGTTAACAggattatcttttttttaatttcctttgtttGATAAGTTTTGACTAGCTTTATCTTCTCCTTTCCTGGGCAAACGTGATCTTGAGTGACACCATTTGCATCTATACAACAGTCAGTTGATAGGCAGGGACATGTTTTGACTACTTTGATTTGACAATTACCTTGTACAGGACATACATTGTTGACATCTGTTCCCTGATCAATAGAGATCTCTTATCAGCAGAACTGCCAATTCTTGTGTTTTTTAATATTCCATTCTTCTATCTGACCCTTTTGGGCACTGGGCACTTTTTTAGTATAAGCTAGCTACTTTTATTCTCTTGCAATATTATCTTCGAGCCGGTCCACAGTATTCCTGGCCTATGTCCACATTTTAAAATAGGTTCGATAGGTGGTTAAAGGAaagagggatatgggaacagaatgGGCATATGGAATtaagactactgctcatgtgcagGAAATATAATTCAATGCAAGCTAACTCCCTTCTAACTTAAATATATCTTGTTCCTTTGAGACTGACTTGATGATGTACCTCATGCATGATCTCGGTCAAGGTGTACTGCAACACCCTTCAGACAGAATGGCCAAGTTCAGATAACTGTTGGGGTTTGGAATGCACTTGGGAGAAACCTTACTAATTTCTGTATTACAGCCCAGATCCTAAAGGTCACTACAATCGGAGGGAGCCTCACTTTGAACAAGGGTGACTGGATTGATCTCATCTGCAGTGTAACAGGAGTTGAAGACACGGTCACGGTTGAGGTCAGCTGGTATTTAAGCACATCTCCAGCAACTGATGCTCCAAACAAGAAACCTCTTGTGCACATGAACCGTGCAGCAGTAGTGAACAATTCAGATTTTGTCTCACTAAGCAGGAGTAGTGGCAGCGACTACAGACTGAGAGTgctacaaattgatgaaacagacAGTGGATATTACTACTGTGCAGCCTTTGTCTGGATCCAGTATGCTAGTGAAATGTGGCACAAAGCAGCAGAGAGAAGGTCCAATCCTGTCAGTGTCGCTGTTAATCTTCTAGGTAATTTCATTCTTCAGTGTTTTACAAATGCTAGAATAATTGTTGATTATGCCCAATGGTACATGTGAAGTAACAGAACATTTACCTGGAataggaatgggagtaggccactcagcccctcaagcctgttctgccattcaaattagatcatggctgatctgcatcaactccatttacttgccttgtGTCTTGTGTTCATTACATCTGAAAATGACACCTTGACACATACATTGTACAATATTAAAATGGAAAAGATTCTAATTAAACCACTTACATAAAGCTAACTCACATTAGCTGTCTTTTTGCGAAGAATGGTGGTTGCAAGCGGGTTTACGCTATTGGAAAGCACATTCCAACAGTATCCTTTACGCTAAAAGGAAGGCACCCTTTGAATAATGGACATCCTACATACTAAGGGGACCCGAGGCTGTAGCTGGTCAGCTGCCAGGTTCATATTGATCGGGTCACAGATTGTAGGTGGACATTCATAGTATAAAAATCCTATTCTAAGTGAAATGTTCTTATAACAGGATTTCGCCTGCTTAACATGTTTATTGATAAAAATCCAACAAACTTTTTATATTAATTTAAAATAGTTACATATGGGATCGCGTATAAGTACATTGAACTGTATCCAGTGGCTTTTCTGTAGTTAGTTAGTGTTAATTTCGAGGTTCACATTACAGAGGTAAACTTTGTTCTAATCACAACCACAGCTCCTACATATACTGTTCAGCTAACCTCCACGAAGATACCTAGTTCCTCGGGGGAGGCAGCAGAGCTTGAGTGCCGAGTGTTGGATTTACAAAATGCAGACGATGTGAAGCTGACTACGACCTGGTATTTCAACCCAAAAGGGCAGGATGGTGTTGCCAAAGGAAGTGTTCCTATAGCAACGATGGATCAGGATTGGACACTAAAATTGGACGATAAGTATAATGAGCGAGCAGAAAAGGGAGAGATCATTTTTATGAAGCCTGCGCTACATGTTTTCAAGTTTCAGATGCAACATGCTCTTGTCTCTGACAGAGGAGAATATTTTTGCAATGTTTCTGCCTGGATTAAACAACGAGATGATGCGTGGTTGAAAAAACAGGAAATCTCTTCAGTCGCCATTGATGTGTTTTGGAAAACGGAAGGTAAAATGTTCCTACAGTTTCTGCAAGGTCTCTGGTTTGTTTTTTAAATCCTGTGTTTTGCTGtcgttttaaaacttttttttctttttaaaaatatagaacAATATTTAAATTCTTGGTCAACACTTGTAAATGCTGTTGCAGACAAGTTTGAGGATGTTTTTTCTTCTGTGAAAGTTATTTTTGAGAATGTTTAAATGGTTTACATtggccagattttttttaaaatcccctcCTTTTCCATGCTGCCAACTCCTAGGGAGGTGCCTAACCTCTGCTCATTCTCCATGACAACATGGTTGAGATTGGGCGAACAAGTTGTGGGGTGCTGTGGGCACTAACTCTCATCCTACCCTTTCATTGTGCACTATACCCTGCTATCTCTAGTAGAATAATTCATGACTAAGGTTAGTATGTAGTATACATCATATATAATGCCTTTAGATAGTAGCAGCTGCTGGTTTAGAATTACAATGAACCTGTCTTTCATTGCATTTAACGTTCCCTTAATTTCTTAGACCCAAGCCTGAGTATTACAGCGACAGAGGAGAAACCAGTATCTACGAGAGGCAACACTTTTGAGATGACTTGTAGTGTTTCTGCAGAGCATGTTGAAGTGCCTCATTACTCAGTGGTTATAGCAATGAATGAACCAGCCTTTACTGATGCAAAGGATAGCAAGAGGCTAATTTCGTTGACTCGAGACTCAGTGGTCAAACTGGAGAAGTGGGACATCAAGGATCGGTCGGAGGATGTTGTTCTAGAGAAAGTCGGTGACAAAGAATTCCGTTTCCGGCTGTACAGGACCCAATTTTCCGATGAAGGATCGTATTACTGTATTGTCCATGCTTGGGTTCCAGATACAAACGGAGGGTGGTCTGAAGCAGTTGCAAACTCATCCAACACAGTAGCTGTTGCCTTTAAAACAGCAGGTGGTTTCTTAATTTAATCAACAAATTGAGGGTCATTAACAGATGAAATGGTGGTGTAGGCATGTGGATCGACAGAAGACTGCTGACCTTGTAATAATATACCATATATAATGTGTGGATGGTTTGATTGTAGTTTAGAATCTGGAAAGCTTACAATCTTGGGTACAGTAGTACAGGTAGGGAGGGAGATAATGCAAATTGACCTAGACAACGTGCATCTCCAGTAGCGGGCTGAATTGGTAAACTGGCAAAGGCTTAGGAGTAACTTACCTGACCTTCTCTCAACTAACAAATCATGGGCAATGTGGAAGACCTAAAGAAGGAGTGGTAAACATGTGAAAGTAACTAGTTTTTAAATTAAAACTCATCATTGGGAATGGATCTTAATTTTAAAAGAAACCAGATTTACaaatacaaagcgatattgaagaagggtgggaggaagctcacatggagcataaacaccagcatggacccatTGGAcggaatggcttctttctgtgctatacattcttttATAATTCTTTATTATATAGTAACTAAGGGAACATTTTTCTATAACTGATTAGATACTTGAACTTTTTGCAGGAGTGTCCCAGCTATTTAACTTTGTGCCTATCATGGAGCTATAGgtatctctcaggtggatgtaaaagatcccatggcgttcaaagaagagcatgggatttctgccagcgtcctggccaacatttgtccctcagccaacaccactaaaacagattattcatttttctcattgctgtctgtgggtgggaccttgtgcacaaattgttcactgtgttttcctacagtacaacagtgactacacttcaaaagtacttcattggctgtgaagtactttgagaccTCATGAAGACATTATAAATGCAAACTTCTCCTTCACTGCCTCAAAAATTCAACCAATACAACATACAAGcacaaataggactgagttgcctGGACTGTGCTGCATATGGCCCATGGGCTGTAGTTATGACATCTGTTTTATTGTGTGTACATATAGAATCAGAATTTTTATTTGTGATCTGGAAATTGTAACATTACCTAATTTCCTGGCCCCCATTCATCCCAATCCTACCAGGGATCCCAGTATTGCTACGTAGAAAATCTTCACCTCCTATCTGTAGCCCTTTTGAGGAGTTAGAAAATTCCAAATATTATGGCAAACATTTTTTTGGCATATCCATTGGTCTCTGTCAGGGGTTGAGGAGCTCAGTGTTATATTAGGGGTGTGGTGTTGGCCATTCTTTGGTGGGTTGAGAAAGATGGTAATGATGCACAATGTTGGAGATTTGATCTAAAATGGCTTGCTATGGGTCTTCAACCCTAATATGCAGATAccagtttacttttgctattaaAACTTTTATATGCAAATTTCACAAATTTTTGGTGTGACCAGAATGCATTGCTCAATTCTGGAACATAACCTGCtgctttgtttttgttttttatgGTTTCCCCCATTGGGCCTTTTTTccaccttttttttgtttttcattatTCTCCAATTCCACCCCGCCCCTTATCTTGCCTGGATTGGAAGTGCAAATATTGCATCTGTATTTCCAAAAACCCATGCTTTTTCTTCTTGCCCTACATTCAGCTGTGTTAAAATAACCATTTTTCTTGAACTCATCGAACTTGCCtcctggggtgggtgggggggaatgaaaattcaaaaataaagttttctgggaattttttttttaaaaacaaaattgtggAACTCTTTTTATAACAAAGTCCTAAATCCTAATGAAGTTTCTGTGTGAATGAAACTTGTGAAACAAACCTTAGCATTTTATGCTTATGCAGACAAGTGCTGAGTTCACAAAATTACAGTATACAAGCCTGTAACAGCTTTGATCAAGAACCAGGTCCTGGACCTATCCCACTACCAGTTCAGCAAGTTGAGTGGATTTTCCAAAAGGAGGGTGGGGGTGATTTTTCAGTTGGGAATGATTGGCTTTTCAAGTATGTTGTTTTCCTAAAAGCACAGTGCAGTTGAGCTTTTTAAACTGCTGATTGTACAGAAATCTTACTTGCTCTAAATCAGTGCTCTAAATTGAATAGTCAAACACTGATAACCTGTAAATGATTAACCCACCTTCACTTCACCAGGATCTTTACAGTGTGCTGTGATGAAATCTAGTCTATAAACTGGGATTTGTTTTTGAAACTAAAATCTTACTATATTCCTACAATAAATAATGGAAAGACTATAGTTATTGCTGCTTGTCCTAGTCCCTGTGCTTCAAGTTCCAAAGTCACTTCTGAGCTTTGATCCCTGTGACAGTGTATAATTGTGCTCTGTTCTGCCCTTTCAGCTGTACATTACTATTTTTAGGTTCTCTGACTGCTTATCAACTCACTTTCATTTTTGGCAGTCCAGCTAACTTTTATAAGTGAATATTCTGCCCAATGATCTTGTTAGCATTCATTTAATACAGAGGATTAATGGATATGCTGTTTAATCAGTTTGCAACCACTACTCCTGAAAGGGCACAAGCTGCATTAGGGCTGTAGTAAGTGGGGTTTTCCATGGTGCTATGAAGTTCAAGTTAATTTGTCACTGATTCAAATGTGGttgctctcacttcacctctgggagCTTTTAATTTAGCCCAAATGGAGGAAATGAAAATCTTCTGATACAGGACTAGATAGCGCAGCGTGTTGGAACATTGCTATGGTCAAATGGGTAAAGGCACCACCTGTGACACcgagctgtacagaccagaaggttgAAAGTTCGATTTCCAGTCTGTTCTGAGTTAGCTAAAGGATTGGGCTTAGTTGCAAGGTCATCTATAGTTCAATAGCTTGCTGACAATCACCATCCAAAATTCtaaatgaagaatgggcactttaaTGAAGTGTTGGAGGCTAGCCAGTGCCAACAGAACTGTatgccagcaagagtcagtgccttcaggacaggatgggagaaaaaatatttgttaaaataaaatttaGCATTTCACTTATGATCTGGGTTCTAATGCTGCCCAACCACAGAGTGAATGTTCTCTcttattttctgtctgttaagcTCATAAGTTATATATGTAAAGCATTTTCTGTCCACCTTCTAATATGTGCAGTTCCAAAGTTTTAAAATTGCACTTAAATTTAATACGGAGTATAATAGATAATGACTTATTTTCTTATCTATTAACTTGTCTCGTGTTACACTCCAGCTCCCCGGTTTAATGTAACTTTGCAGTCTGAGAAGACTCGTGTGTATCAAGGTGAGACTGTGGAGATGAACTGCACTGTTGACCTGTCGGAGATACCTAACAACTCAGGTAATTTTAGGAAAACTATCCCAGATCTGTCATGGGTATCATTCTTTTTTCCCCAAGAGTATGTTCTTCTGATGGGCTCTTAGGCTTCATGCAGGTTGCATTAGAAATCTTCCAGGCAGCCATGGTGAGTCCTTCTATTCAACAGCTACTGCTGTTCAGGAATCTGCTATGGCTTCTATCCATACAGCTTCTCATACTCCTCCCAAAGTATATTATGTAATATGTGTGGGGAGGGGGCACAATGAATAGAGACAACTTACTGAAGGAATAGTACTCTTCATTCTTCAAATTAAGTTCACCCACCCTATGTACTATAATCAGGACCAAGCAATAAGATTCTTGAGTTCTGTTATTAAAGTCTTCCATCTAAAATAAAAGAATGTTGACACAAAGAAAGAAGTTAATGAAACAAGTGTTAGCGGCAGAAAGTACTAACAGAAGATTTATTCTTGTATGGCAGGGGTGGTTGAGGTGACCTGTAGCTCTTGAAGGGAAGAGGAAGTGGAAATATAAATACTTGAAATAAAAATGTAGAATTTTGTTTTGTAAGAAgacctgttttgttttctaatttGATCTCTGTTGGCCGTAAACAATTGTGGGAAAAGTATGGATTGGGTGATGTATGGGTTGGGAAGATCCTGTGGTATATTACCGATGGGAACCCTAAaaaatcctccccttctctctggcTAAATTCTGTTCCCTTTCGATCGATGTCTGTGATGCATAGAGAATGTTGAATGTTGCTTTCTATGAGCCCAATGGACTAGtgaatcttaattttttttattattgtggATTGTGCAGGCTCATGCTAATTAAAGGTGTATGGTACTCTTGGGCACG
Coding sequences:
- the LOC137327288 gene encoding prostaglandin F2 receptor negative regulator-like; translated protein: MERSAWLLLVMVNWGLSSGRIVKVPSGPLYRVVGTPVSIPCNVSDYQGPSEQNFDWSVSHAGQRRKIVSTLEPEFSDAEYKEKIQKKEISVVRLSDSSVELHFKSAQLDDDGDYQCQTPSTDENSSGNYDANVILKVIPDGLTVLSGKSRSVKSANYTEGKPLELQCVATTTSSVFTHLSVTWQLKSEENGSVIQENILSFTEDNRFQPGDSYKNRYQSGDIRMVMETNGVFKLIIAHLRPEDHGVYSCVVAEWVREDGSNWKKIQEKSTDIASIKIQQLAQILKVTTIGGSLTLNKGDWIDLICSVTGVEDTVTVEVSWYLSTSPATDAPNKKPLVHMNRAAVVNNSDFVSLSRSSGSDYRLRVLQIDETDSGYYYCAAFVWIQYASEMWHKAAERRSNPVSVAVNLLAPTYTVQLTSTKIPSSSGEAAELECRVLDLQNADDVKLTTTWYFNPKGQDGVAKGSVPIATMDQDWTLKLDDKYNERAEKGEIIFMKPALHVFKFQMQHALVSDRGEYFCNVSAWIKQRDDAWLKKQEISSVAIDVFWKTEDPSLSITATEEKPVSTRGNTFEMTCSVSAEHVEVPHYSVVIAMNEPAFTDAKDSKRLISLTRDSVVKLEKWDIKDRSEDVVLEKVGDKEFRFRLYRTQFSDEGSYYCIVHAWVPDTNGGWSEAVANSSNTVAVAFKTAAPRFNVTLQSEKTRVYQGETVEMNCTVDLSEIPNNSDVLYEVEWFLIQQFSVNTTQSPLVLVDQRSVVTHLKDDITNEISVERVSMHEFRLRIHCSEKNIAGNYFCKVTPWIKSETGMWQKMPPQQSDSLSVRVDISVLNSFKMPLIYGIGSALLIGILACAIGFCASRTCAREKTATRCEQHRLMTMPSD